AGCTGAGAAGGTTCAGGAAGTGGCCCCGAAGGGATGGACTGAGCCTGTCCTGAAATAGGACTGGTGGGATTTTCTACCCCTAAAAGGATTTTGGGATCTGTATCCTGGAAACCCTAGGTAGTTGAGCCTAGTTAAGACCAGGCTAACACTGTGGTCCAGCATGCTCTGCCTAAAGCAGCCTGAAGTCACTTCAGTTTCTTTTCGGTCATCTAAGACACAACCTCTGGTGGGTTGGGGAGGTAATGTGTGCAGGACCTGCAGGCAGAGAATGCACCCAAGGTGTGAGGGCCTTTTGGGAACCTAAGAAGGAGCTTCGAAAGCCTAGGGAGGAAGACTTTCACTGCCAACATTTCCTTCCTCCAGCTCTAAGGTAAAGCACCCCTTGCTGAAGGCTTTCATAGGGGCCTGTGGCAGCAAGGCTGTGTAAAGATGGTTGAATGCTGAGCTGCCCCTTGGAATGCTCCTCCACAGGATGTCCCAAGACCTGCTGGCAGGGAAGCCTTGGCCTGGAGACCTTTACCATGGCCTCCTTGgacaactccccacccccatgctagtttcctgtgtctttcatttggtCTCATCTACTGCTTTGGCCCTAGGGTTTGTTACATAGATTGTTTTTTAAGTCCCTGATGCTACCTCTCAAGGCTGCCTGGCTATTGTGTGCCTGCCTGATGGCCTTCATCTGGCCTTCACAACTGCGCCACCCTCCGTTTGAGGTGTTCTTGCCTCTGTCAGGACTTCACTCACCATGAAGCTCACCACTTACCCGCTTGTTCTTAGGCATCTTCTCTCTCCCAGGGCCTCTTTTTAAACTGTATGCCCTGAGGGATAGCCAAGTAGACGATAGGTTACTTCCTACCCTCTCCTGGATAGCAGGGCAATGGGGAGCTCCTGGAGAAGCCGGGTGTCCATACATACTGAGTGCTTGGCAGCTGAGTAGATCGAGGGGTACGGGGATGTCTTTGAGATGTTGGATAAGGAGAGCAAGGGGAAAGTGAGGACTGGAGAGTGGGGGCAGCTAATGAGCCTGCTGGGTACTGACTTCACTAAGAGCAAGCTGGCCTATGTGAACAAGGATGTGGACAGGGCCGGTAAGTCAGGGCTggcagtgtgtgggtgtgggtgcagTCTTGGGCTGTGGtcacctgtgtgtgtgagttgggggagatgcagtgagaggagaaagggtGGACCTGGGAGCTGGTCCTAACTTGGTTTCCGGATCAGTAAAACTCTAACTGCGATGGCTTCCTGGCGTTAATGGGCTTTACTATGAGAGAGCCCAGGTCCAGGAGGGCAAACTGAGGGCAGCTTTGATAAGGATACCAAGGGAATGGATAGACTGAGACATATTCAAGGAGGACCTTGGGCCGGGAGGTTGGTGGTGCCTGAGTAAACGGGGAGTTCATAAAGGTACAAGCAGATGGTAGCTGAGTGAGAAGCCTTGGCAGgcgtgtgctcgtgtgtgtgagACCCTCGGTAAAATGGAGGCTGACCCAAGGAGACTGACAGGGGATGGGGATGGAACCATTGCCTATGAAGGTGAGTGTGGATGAGCCTGGGAACTAAAGCCTTTGGGTGGGCCAGGGAAGGCTACTACCTGCCCTTCTACCCCTAGGATTTGTAGCCGGATGATGGGAAAGTCCTTCAAATTGGTCCAGTGGTATAGCTGctgtggctgggggggggggggggggctgcccAGGGAGTCTGCTGTCCACCGCCACCCTCCCTGCCACTAGGTCTGTATCAGGTAAATGTTTCAGCCAGACTCTGTTTTTTCCACAGCCCCAACCTGGAGGGAAGAGGTGGGCATGGGTAAGGGAATGTGGGCACACTCCGAAATTCAAATCATTTTTCTCTGACTCCtggcccttcccactgtccagatgTGGACTCTAAACAGCACCAGGAAGAGCAGAtggaccctcccaccccccagccctGGCTGTTTACACTGGGGTGGCTACCTAAGGCCTGCTGGACACCCTGGGGGTGGGGCACTAGAGCCCTTTCCTTAAAGGTGGAGACCGTGTTTACAGAAACTTTATTTTCCCCTCAAAGGGCTGACAAGCCAGTGGGGCCTGAGCTCCCAAGATCCAGGCTCCTCCGGGCTGAGGGTCTGCTGGGCCCCAGATGGGTGGGAGGGGTGAGGAAGAGGGGCCAATACGGGGCTGGCTGGCCGGGCATTGCATAGCAACGAGGCCGAGTCTGCAGCAATGTGCTGGATGGCTGGCCTTCCCAGGGGAAGGATGACACCGGTGGGGTTCCTTAGTCCTAAATGCCAGGAATCCAGGCTATGGTTTAATGGCTCCAGAAGAAAGAACTCCCACCCCTTTCAAACGGGCACGACTAGGGCCGCTGGGCATCGGAGCCTGACTGCTGGGGTTCTCCAGTGATCTCTAGCTCCAAGGCCTCAGGCAGAGAGTTGGTTTTCTCAGAGGGAGCTGCTGCTTCCTCCCTGGCTTTTATCATCTTCACAGCCTCATCATAGGAGGGTGGCAGTTCGGAAGGGTACAGGCTGTAGGTGGGGGGGACCATGGAGTCAGGGTCTGGCTCCCCAAAGTACAGGGGCAACCGCATGCCCAGTGGGTACTGCACGGAACTGTAGGCTGCAGGGAACAAGAGTGGGTTTATCAAGATGGCTTGGCATTCACCCTACGGTGTCCTCTACTCCTTCCCTCTACTCCCCCAACCCCCGCTGGCTAGAGAGTTCCAGACACTCACAGGTCACAGTGCTGTGTGCGGGGCTGTCGCTGTCCATAGGGATGACTGTCCCGTCACAGGGCTGCCATGCTGCTGgcgtgtgtgtctgggtgtgtgccTGCTTCCTGAGGCAGCAGAATCGTACACAACTGGCTGTGACCCCACACAGAAGCATCAGGAGTATGGCAAGCAGGATAAGCCTGGCAAGGAAGAGCAAGGATCTACCACCGGACTGGCCTTCTGTCACTGGGCACCTGCGAGCCAGTCATGCCTAACCACCCCAAACAGGATAACAGACAGGTGAGAAGAAAGTAAGAGAAGTCTTTCCATGCCAGACACTTCCTCAGCTGGATTCAGGCCCGAGGAGCTGCCTGCACTGGTCTCTTCCAGCTGGGGCCAGTCCTGGCTTGGCTCTATAGTGCTGGCCAGGGGTGGCCTTGGGTTCACTCCCAGGACACACTGTCCCCAGGCAACTGCACAGTGCCTTCTGCTGAGGATAATCGGGTCTGTTTCCAAGGCTGCCTAGGGCTCAAGTGCCCTTCAAACAGCGTGGAGAGAGTTGGGGGAAGTAGATGAAGCAGGTGAGGCAGAAGGGGTTCTGGTAGTCCTAGCCTAAGTCTACCTTCAGAGGAACTGTCGGACCAGAGGCTTGGCACGTCGGTTTCCACTTACCCCACATGCCATAGGCTGCTCCAGCGGGCCTGGGGAGGGCACCTGCGGGGACAGCGGCACCTGGAGCGGGTGGGGTATCTGCTAGCTCACTCCACCGCTCCCAGCCTTTCCAAGTTCTGCCTCTTCCCTTGGCCCCCAGCTACTTACTGATCCGAGGGGTCACAGTTGCCGTCCGCAGAACCCAGCGTCACCTGTGGGGACAAGGGTGAGCCAGAGCAGGGCGAGACCGAACTCAGGACCGCCCCACTTGCCATAAACACGTCGTGAGTGCGGCCCAACCCACCTgcgacagaggcaggagaggcagcagcagcaggatccCCTGTGTGGCTGACGGCCCCGGGGCCATGTTCCGTAGACCTAGCGGAACTCAGTCCAACACCGGCTCAGCTTTATGAGGCCCCGCCCCTGGGCCTTGTCAGCTGAAGGTCCAGGGTCACGCCCACCGTGGTATTCTTGGCTCCTTGCTCCCTGCTCTccgttttttgttgttttggttttttccaatagaagtttgagagagagagagagagagagagagagagagagagagagagagagagagagagagagagagagcgagagaggcgcgcgccacacacacacacacacacacacacacacacacacacgtctctccCTCCGTGTCATCAAGGATCAAGATCTTTCGGTGGGAGCCCCAGGAGGGGATAGAGCAGTACTCTCTCTGGGCATGGGACattggtctgtctgtcttgtaTCAATCTGATGCCTTACCCAGCGACCTGTATCCCCTAttttccccatccccatccccacccacaaACCAGGTTTCCTGAAACTTGCAGTCTGGACTGCACTGAGTTGTGGCCTCTCAGAATAAGTAGAATCCATCCTCATACCCCACAGTCGGCTAGGTAAAAAGGAGTGGAGATTTACACCATTAATATGACGAGTCTTCCAAACCACCATTCAAGGACATTTGCTACGGATCCTCCGTGTGGATACCTCTGGGGAATGGCCCATTTGGTCTGGAGCCAGCACCTGGCTCTGGGCTACTGAACCACTGCAAACGGACCACTTTCCAGAAAACATTTGGCTTTAAAGGTCGCATTCGTTGGGAACCACCACTCCCCCCTCCCTCAACCCGGAATgcctgcttcttcttctgctgAAGCGGCTGCGGCTTCCTGAAGGATCTCTTTTATCATCCTCCAGGCTCAGAGCTGTGCCTCCGATACTAGGGCACTATTAGAACACTAGTGACCAAATTGCAGCCTGGTCAGCACAACCAGGCCGGGTAAGGGAGCACTGAAGGTGTGCCCGCCCGCTCTCCTGCCTTCATTAAGGGAGCACTGGAGGTGTGCCTGCCCACTCTCCTGCCTTCTTCACTGTGCACATACCTGCATGAATCTTGGGTTTCTCCCTCAGTGGTTAGGAGTTCTACAGCTGTCCTACGCACTCGGGACCCGTGCCCCCCCTCTCAAGGGCCCTTTCTGCCAGGCCAATGAGGTTAGCTCCTATGCTGCTTCTGTCCTTTGCTCTGTCTTGGCCGTGCTTGGTACCATAGGGCCAGCACCGGAATAGGAAGAGTAGATGTCAAAAGTATAGTATGAGGCTGGGACCAGAGcctggagtccagaagagagaaGGCTCTGCTCTTGTTCTCATTAATCCCAGACTGGTCTATTAGTCCTGCCTTGTCCACCCATCTGGCCTAGAATCATGTAAAGGGTCATCTGGTCAGCTACCATCAGGGAAGCCAAAGGCCTGGGGCTGCTACTTCCAAAGTCACTGGGCAGGATTCCTGCAAAATGCTGTTTTTAAGATCAGTGTGGCTGGCTCAGTTAGGGGCCATGTCAGCCTTCAAGGCATTGGGGAGGGCACTAAGGGCTTTTGTGAGAACAGTGTTCAGCAGAGCACCCAGATAGAAGCCATCACCCCCATCACCTTGCTGGGCCTAGGAAGGCTGGGAAGGCTGTCTCTGTAGCTTGTCCACATTGGGTGGCAAAATAGGTATGCTCACTGATAGGAGGGCAGGCTGGATGCACTTCAAGAGAAAGCTTTTGACAAGCTGTACTTCAGAGGAAAGAGCTGGTGCAGTGTTGGAGTCAGGGTGTAGAGAGCAAAATCTCTCCTTTTCCACGAAGTGTGAGCTCAAGCTCACAGGCTGGGTCTGGCCTCATACCCAGCTCACCCCTTGTTTGGGATCTTCTGTGGTCCTGGGACTTGGGAGGAGTTGAGAGGCTTAAGGGGTCTTCTCTGGACTTCGGAACCTCTTGTCCCCCCCTTACTCCACCTTGTACCTTTCCAGGTCTGAACCAGGCTCAACCCCTGGCAGCATCCTGCACCCCCCAGCATCCTGTGCTGCCTGCTGTTAACCTCAGTGATATGGATCTGGAGGGGTTTTCCAGGGTTTGGGGCAGGATGAACTCCCTCTAGTTATCTGGCAAGATCCCACCCTCTGAGAGGTTCTTACTAGCCAGAACACTGTTTTATGGGTTGGGTCCTGTGAGGGTGGGTATGGGTTAGACTTCCTTCAGGTTCTCCATCCACGTCACTCTGTGCTTAGGCCCCACACTGCATACCTGTGTGTTGGTTCTCAGAGTTTATTGATAGGCCTACGTTGAGATCTCCTGGGATCTCTGAAGCATGGGGAGGTGCTGGTGGGTTTGGGATCCGGGGGTGGGGATGGTGCATCTAGGAGTAGGCTGTGTGTGTGGTAGGTTGGATGGATTAGTAtttcttgatgtgtgtgtgtatggggacgGTCGTAGACTGCTCCCAGGGCACAGAAGGAATTAGCTATGTCTGTAGGGCTGGAAGCTCTGACTCTGGGACTGTTCACTTCAATGTCCCAGCTGGGGACAGCCACATCCCAGGCCTAGGGGAATGGGTTGGCTTGACCCACAGCCTGTGAAAGGGTTCAAGAGCGGATGGGAGAGTCCAGGAGGCTCTGGGGTTTCCTGTGTCCTCAAAACCCAGCGACCACATGGGCTACAAAGATGACTTTGTAGGTTTCCTTTACGTCTCCCCGGAGCTGCATCAGGGTTGACACCATGAGTGGGTGGTCTGGCTGGAAGAAGAAGAATCCTTAGATTTTCCATACAAATCTGTTCTTTCCCAGTGCCATGCCTACTTCAGCTCACATGCCTCCCTGCCCTGCTGGAGGTCCCAACACCTACATCAAAGTCAGCAGCTGGTACCCACGAGATGTTGATGGTCTTAGTCTGGCCGCGCTCCACAGAACCCCTGGAGGGCTCGATGGAGAAGCCCTTGTGCTGAAGCCATGATACACCATCCAGGATGAACTCCACGGTCTGTGAAGCATTGACACTACTGGAGGTTAGAGGTTCAGGGACTCCCAGGAGGTAGTAGGACTAGAGGGTGAGGAGGGTTGGCTTTACCTACCCCTCAACtaggactgggggtgggggaagttgCCATCCCACATCTGCTGCAAAAATCCTATACAAGGCCAGTGAGGTACAAGGCCAGGGGAGGTCAGGGAGTCCCTGGCCTCCTTCTGGGGTTTAACTCGAGCTAGGGGTGTGATCACCTTCCTTGGTGATGGCTGTGTGGTCCGGATACAGCCCACTTGCAGCTCTCGGGTGGCAGGCGAGGTTGTTGCGTCTGTGTCAAACTGGACATAGTTGAAGGTCACCAGGATGGGCTTTATCTCCTCAGCTTCTGGAAAGGGAGAATCTAGCTGAAAAGTGTCTAGAGGAAGGGTGTGGCCTGCAAGTGAGGGGAATTTGTCCAGGGTGGCACAACGGAGGTAGAGGGTGAACCTGGAGAGCTGGCACCCTCCTGAGCAATCCTTCTGGCTCTGGGATTGATGGTCCAGAATTCTGTCTCATTATGCCCGCTAGTTGGCTCGGGTGCTGGAGGGCCTTGTCACTGATCCATAAGGTAAGTTACCCCTGCTTCCCCTTTCTCAGAGCCAGAAATCACACAGTGGGGgctcaccttcttcttcttctttttttgtttctctgtgtagccctggctgtcctggaactcactctgtagaccaggctggcctcgaactcagaaattcgcctgcctctgcctcccaagtgctgggattaaaggtgtgcgccaccaccgcccagctggggCTCACCTTCTTTATGCTCTGGGTCAAAGGCAGTGATTACTGCGAGGGACTCCACAGGCACATCCAGTGGGTCTCCTCCCTCCACAAACATCATGTGCTCGCGGGCCGCGCCCTTCAGGAGGATCTGGTGGGAGACTTTCTGGGGACAAGAAGCATAGCAGCCTGCCATGAAGCTTGATGGTTGAGGACTGAGGCTGGTTCAGGCGTGGGGCCTGGAGAACCGGGGATGCTGATCTCTGACTGACAGCTTCCAACATAAAGGGCCAGATAATAAAAGCTGTCGAGAAGGGGCAGATAAGGGAGCCATAGGATGGGGTGAAATCTCAGTGGGCCCAGCTATGAGTCTCACCTTTTCAAAGAGCACCACTTGGAGCAGGTCAGAGAAGTAGAGGCTCTCATGGTCCGGACTGAAGGTGACGGTAAACTCTTGAGCCTTCCCAGGGAACATGAGGCCCTCAACTGGGACAATACTGAATACGCTCTGGCCGTTATAGTTCTGTGTGCCTGTGGGCAGTACAGGGGTTACGGTCAACACTACCATTCTCCTCCACTGAGCTCAGACCCCTCTACTTCCCTTCTTGCCCAGCCTCTCCATGATCTGTGTTACCCCACTCCACCCCAAACACCACCCTCATGTCCTAGCACGTATCTCCCCGTGGAGCTATACCCCTGTGGTTCCTGGCAGTGTGTCAGTTAGCTCACCGACtatttctgtcctctgctcacgGGAGGTAAGGAACTTTGGCAGCTGCTGGTAGACCTCAGCCTTTTTTTTGGAGAGGCTCTCCAGGCACACCCAGAACTTAATGGGAAGCGAGGATTCGTTCTGTAGCTGTAAGAGCAAGCTGTCACCTGACTGGCATACTGTGGGCTGCCCTAGTGCCTTTGACTAGGTTACCAGCTGCTAGATCGCTGATCAGGACTGGGTGGCATTGCTAGCAGTAACCACAATAGCAGTGTTTGGGACTCTTAGTATTCAGTCACTCCCCTCACCCTGGCCTTTTCTAAGGCTGGCTGGCAGCCTGCTTCCCTGCCAGCCGTGTGGCCAGCCCTAAGCCTGTCAGCTGTTGTTCAGAGCTCCTCTTGGCTGAACCATATCCTCATCtagtctcttcccctcccttaaCCCTCCCTCTTTGAAAAGCACTGTGTCTGGTGCTCCGCTTCAGGATCCTACCAGGGCCAGTGGGAAAGTTGCTTGAGCCCAAGCCTAGGGTAGACATCAGGATGAGGCAGGCCCATGCTCATGTGGAGATGAGAGAGCCCAGGCAATGGCATGGGTCTCCTTTAGAGGTCTACCCACTGCAGGGCACCTGCATAGGGCTTGAGAGAAGTAAATCAGCAACAAAGCAGAAGCTCAATGAAGGCCTGATGCAGAAGGACATGAAACATCCTGCAGGCCAAGGCTTTGGCTGAAGGTCAAGGGAGAGGTTCTCTCAGTTTCCCCATAAGGGCAGGCTCTGGGGACTCTGCTAGGAATGCATTAGAAATGACAGCCTCTTGGGAACAGAACATTTGGGGGAGAGAGTCTGTGCCTTCAGTGATTCCCCCAACCAGCTGGATGCTTCCAAGCACAGTGttcactgcctcaaaaaaaaaaaaaaaaaaaaaaaatccttttccaGGAAGCTGGGCCAAGACAAAGGCTTAATTCACCTTAAAGTTTGTTGAGACAGATTCTCTGGCGAGCACATAGCCCATGTTGAGGATGTTGCCATCAATGGAACATGTAATCATGGATGCCACACCCATGCCCAAGAGGGTGAGACTGAGAGTGCCTCTCTTGGTGATGATGTCCAGAGTTTCTTGAGCCTAAGGAGATCAGTCCTTTAGCAAAGGGCAAACAAGGGAGCTCCACTCATGAGCAGCTGGCTGGGAGCATCGTACACTGAGATGGCCTGGAGAACTTTGCCTTCACATACTTGTTGGCAAGAGTTGGGGTCAGGAGCATAGGCTGCTTTCAGGCTCCAGTTGATCATTTGGGTCTCAGAGCACAGTGGTatctgtccccccacccccgtggtcACACCATGGTCCTGAAGTGTGGGGATCCCAGGGCAGCAGCATTGCCTGGGGGCTGCACTCACCAGCATGTTCTCATGGGGTGAGAAGGACAGCACCAGGGTTTGTGTCTCGCCAGAGCATAGCTTGTTGAAAGGGTTTAGCCGAACGAAGGGGCCGTTGGGGTTCAACACCGAGTATTCCAACTGAGGGTTATCAAGGATGAAGACAATCTTTTGCAGGCTCTGCCACACACCTCGCTCCCATCCCTAGTTCTGGAAGCTGGCTTGCTGGGTATGGGTAAGGATACAGTAAGGTCCTCGTTGCAAATGTTCTGGAGGGTGATCTTCTTTATGCTTCGATGCCCTGAAATGTGGCAAAGAGTCAGGTGACAGCTCCTAGGCCCCGAGGAGGAGCACCTCTCTCAACAGCAAGGTAGGGAAGCAGATGTTAGCTGGAGTGGCCCTGATACTCAGGGTGGATGCTATGCTCTAGGGAGTGAGGGCTGTCGGTGTATATTCGGACTTACCCACAGCAATATCGCCGAAGTTAAAGACAGTCTTGCCTTTGTGGGATGTCACCACAATAAAGGGAGCCACTGCTGGACACCACAGTTCCAGATATAGAGTATTATGGGGGCTAAAGCCAGGACAAGGACAAACAAGGACAGATTAGGGTGACCCAGGATCCCTCGGGCCTCAGATATGAGCAGCAGTAGAGGAGGGACAGTGGGTTTATGGCCAACCACATCCTATCCTGGCTCAAGGTCCCCACACCTGAAGCTCAGAGGTTCCGTTGTCTTCCTGTCTTTGATGTCACCACTGGCAACAACACAGGGGATCACAAACCTCTCAAACTTCCCCTGGAAGGATTTGGACAAGGTGGCTTGTGCAGCTTGGTACTCAGGGGAACTGGAAGGAAGAAACAAGGCACATCCGTGCATGTTCCTGTGACCTCTCAGGATCTGCCCCTGGGATACAGTGTGGGATACAGGCCTTCTTCATCTGTAATGTATATGCCTACTCTCTAGGGCTTGGGCTCAGGTGAATTCTCTGGGGAAGGCCAAAGCATTAAGAGGCATAACTTGGAGCCACCATTGGTCCCAGATGGTGGCCATACCAGTTTTATCTGATAGGCTAGCTTTCCTACTCTTCTTTGGCTTCTGTAGGGCACTTCTTCCCCATTGCAGATCCtggtcatccagagtgagtgAGTAAATGGTTTTGTTACACCAGAGCCATATTTCTGGGCCCATAGGGACAATTTCTGGGCTGGCTAGGGGCTCAACCCATCATAGCTTGCTTGGGCTCATTTGTTTATTAGGAAGGTTACAGTCAGACCATGGAATAGTCTGTTCAGGGGGACACAAGGTCCACAAGGATAGCCAAGGAGCAGATGCCTAGCAAGAAGAGCCCTGG
Above is a window of Arvicanthis niloticus isolate mArvNil1 chromosome 5, mArvNil1.pat.X, whole genome shotgun sequence DNA encoding:
- the Tmem52 gene encoding transmembrane protein 52 isoform X3, giving the protein MAPGPSATQGILLLLPLLPLSQVTLGSADGNCDPSDQLILLAILLMLLCGVTASCVRFCCLRKQAHTQTHTPAAWQPCDGTVIPMDSDSPAHSTVTSYSSVQYPLGMRLPLYFGEPDPDSMVPPTYSLYPSELPPSYDEAVKMIKAREEAAAPSEKTNSLPEALELEITGEPQQSGSDAQRP
- the Tmem52 gene encoding transmembrane protein 52 isoform X1 translates to MAPGPSATQGILLLLPLLPLSQVTLGSADGNCDPSDQCRCPRRCPPQARWSSLWHVGLILLAILLMLLCGVTASCVRFCCLRKQAHTQTHTPAAWQPCDGTVIPMDSDSPAHSTVTSYSSVQYPLGMRLPLYFGEPDPDSMVPPTYSLYPSELPPSYDEAVKMIKAREEAAAPSEKTNSLPEALELEITGEPQQSGSDAQRP
- the Tmem52 gene encoding transmembrane protein 52 isoform X2, producing MAPGPSATQGILLLLPLLPLSQVTLGSADGNCDPSDQCPPQARWSSLWHVGLILLAILLMLLCGVTASCVRFCCLRKQAHTQTHTPAAWQPCDGTVIPMDSDSPAHSTVTSYSSVQYPLGMRLPLYFGEPDPDSMVPPTYSLYPSELPPSYDEAVKMIKAREEAAAPSEKTNSLPEALELEITGEPQQSGSDAQRP
- the Tmem52 gene encoding transmembrane protein 52 isoform X4, whose product is MAPGPSATQGILLLLPLLPLGAVLSSVSPCSGSPLSPQVTLGSADGNCDPSDQCPPQARWSSLWHVGLILLAILLMLLCGVTASCVRFCCLRKQAHTQTHTPAAWQPCDGTVIPMDSDSPAHSTVTSYSSVQYPLGMRLPLYFGEPDPDSMVPPTYSLYPSELPPSYDEAVKMIKAREEAAAPSEKTNSLPEALELEITGEPQQSGSDAQRP